A region of Streptomyces sp. TG1A-60 DNA encodes the following proteins:
- a CDS encoding glycosyltransferase family 2 protein encodes MSSVLRPAIPASEAESDTTSAESPALEKYRPISHHLAIAPPVSVVIPAMNEAENLPYVFKTLPGWIHEVVLVDGNSTDDTIEVARELWPDVKVVPQRGKGKGDALIAGFEACTGDIIVMIDADGSADGHEIVSYVSALVSGADFAKGSRFANGGGTDDMTLIRKLGNWALCTTVNRKFGARYTDLCYGYNAFWRHCLDKIELDCTGFEVETLMNIRVVKAGLKVQEIPSHEYLRIHGASNLRAVRDGLRVLRVILRERSNRRALRRRSRATMLTAGRGESS; translated from the coding sequence ATGAGCTCAGTTCTGCGCCCGGCCATACCCGCATCAGAAGCGGAGTCCGATACGACGAGCGCCGAATCACCGGCGCTCGAGAAGTACCGGCCCATCTCCCACCACCTGGCCATCGCGCCACCGGTGAGTGTGGTGATCCCCGCCATGAACGAGGCGGAGAACCTTCCGTACGTCTTCAAGACGCTGCCGGGCTGGATCCACGAAGTGGTCCTGGTCGACGGCAACTCCACCGACGACACCATCGAGGTGGCCCGCGAGCTGTGGCCGGACGTCAAGGTCGTCCCACAGCGCGGGAAGGGCAAGGGGGACGCGCTGATCGCCGGGTTCGAGGCGTGCACCGGCGACATCATCGTGATGATCGACGCCGACGGCTCGGCAGACGGCCACGAGATCGTGTCGTACGTCTCCGCCCTCGTCTCGGGCGCGGACTTCGCCAAGGGGTCCCGCTTCGCCAACGGCGGCGGCACCGACGACATGACCCTGATCCGCAAGCTCGGCAACTGGGCGCTGTGCACGACCGTCAACCGGAAGTTCGGCGCCCGCTACACCGACCTGTGCTATGGCTACAACGCGTTCTGGCGGCACTGCCTGGACAAGATCGAGCTCGACTGCACCGGCTTCGAGGTGGAGACCCTGATGAACATCCGGGTCGTCAAGGCCGGCCTGAAGGTGCAGGAGATCCCCAGCCACGAGTATCTGCGCATCCACGGCGCGAGCAATCTGCGCGCCGTGCGCGACGGGCTGCGTGTGCTGCGGGTGATCCTGCGGGAGCGCTCCAACCGGCGTGCGCTGCGCCGCCGTTCGCGCGCGACGATGCTCACCGCCGGCCGGGGAGAGTCGTCTTGA
- a CDS encoding GNAT family N-acetyltransferase, which translates to MDISVYRPGELTAADRAVWTALQSKAHLHGAPELANPFLSPEFALAVGRCRRGVRIAVVREDGQPAAFFPYQRTAVGVGRAIGLGLSDCQGVVHRPGFTWDARELLRACGLAVWEFDHLSEGQTPFAAHVTDTFPSPVMDLEEGYEAYLGQLRARSPKFVRSTFAKERRLGRAVHEVRYVHDERDPRALRTLMDWKSAQYRRTGRSDRFAHPWITRLTHRLFHTRSDSFAGQLSVLYADDKPIAAHFGLRSERVLTCWFPAYDPAFARFSPGLLLHLHMAEEGAADGIAYLDLGRGQKQYKDSLKTREISVSEGWVTRRHPVALGHRARRAPVRVLRNTVVARPELFEPADRLLKRMGRIRSGGQARDTTTKM; encoded by the coding sequence GTGGACATCAGTGTGTACCGCCCCGGCGAACTGACCGCCGCCGACCGGGCGGTGTGGACCGCTCTGCAGTCGAAGGCTCATCTCCACGGCGCGCCCGAGCTGGCGAACCCGTTCCTGTCACCGGAGTTCGCGCTCGCGGTGGGCCGCTGCCGGCGCGGGGTGCGGATCGCGGTCGTACGGGAGGACGGCCAGCCGGCGGCCTTCTTCCCGTACCAGAGAACCGCCGTCGGGGTGGGCAGGGCGATCGGCCTCGGCCTCTCCGACTGCCAGGGCGTGGTCCACCGCCCCGGATTCACCTGGGACGCCCGGGAGCTGCTGCGGGCCTGCGGACTCGCCGTGTGGGAGTTCGACCACCTGTCGGAGGGCCAGACGCCCTTCGCGGCCCACGTCACCGACACCTTCCCGTCACCGGTCATGGACCTGGAAGAGGGCTATGAGGCGTATCTCGGCCAACTACGCGCCCGCTCACCGAAGTTCGTCCGGTCGACGTTCGCCAAGGAACGCAGACTCGGCCGCGCCGTGCACGAGGTGCGCTACGTGCACGACGAGCGCGACCCGAGGGCGCTGCGCACCCTGATGGACTGGAAGTCCGCGCAGTACCGCCGAACGGGCCGCAGTGACCGCTTCGCGCACCCGTGGATCACCCGGCTCACGCACCGGCTCTTCCACACCCGCTCCGACTCCTTCGCCGGCCAGCTGTCGGTGCTGTACGCCGACGACAAGCCGATCGCGGCCCATTTCGGGCTGCGCTCCGAGCGGGTGCTGACCTGTTGGTTCCCGGCGTACGACCCGGCGTTCGCGCGATTCTCGCCGGGCCTGCTCCTGCATCTGCACATGGCCGAGGAGGGCGCCGCCGACGGCATCGCCTACCTGGATCTGGGCCGGGGGCAGAAGCAGTACAAGGATTCCCTGAAGACCCGGGAGATCTCCGTGTCGGAGGGATGGGTCACCCGACGCCATCCGGTGGCGCTCGGGCACCGGGCTCGGCGAGCTCCGGTCCGGGTGCTGCGGAACACGGTGGTGGCGCGACCCGAACTGTTCGAACCTGCGGACCGGCTATTGAAGCGGATGGGGAGAATCCGCTCGGGAGGCCAAGCAAGGGACACAACGACGAAAATGTGA
- a CDS encoding SGNH/GDSL hydrolase family protein, with the protein MRRSRLTAYMTSLVLAVGTALTGATTAQASQQAAATGYVALGDSYSSGVGAGAYISSSGGCKRSTKAYPYLWAAANAPSSFAFTACSGARTGDVLSGQLGPLGAGTGLVSITVGGNDAGFADVMTTCVLQSDSACVSRINTAKAYVDSTLPGQLDKVYSAISAKAPAAHVVVLGYPRLYRLGGTCLGLSQAKRSAINNAADYLNTAIAKRAADHGFAFGDVRPAFTGHELCSGSAWLHGLNLLNTGDSYHPKAAGQSGGYLPVFRSAA; encoded by the coding sequence ATGAGACGTTCCCGACTTACGGCATACATGACCTCACTCGTCCTCGCCGTCGGCACCGCCCTCACCGGGGCCACGACGGCGCAGGCGTCCCAACAGGCCGCCGCCACCGGCTATGTGGCGCTCGGCGACTCCTACTCCTCAGGTGTCGGAGCGGGCGCCTACATCTCCTCCAGCGGCGGCTGCAAGCGCAGCACGAAGGCCTACCCGTACCTCTGGGCCGCCGCCAACGCCCCCTCCTCCTTCGCGTTCACGGCCTGCTCGGGCGCCCGAACGGGTGATGTTCTCTCCGGTCAACTGGGACCGCTGGGCGCGGGCACCGGGCTGGTCTCGATCACCGTCGGCGGCAACGACGCCGGGTTCGCCGACGTGATGACCACCTGCGTGCTGCAGTCCGACAGCGCCTGCGTCTCGCGCATCAACACGGCGAAGGCGTACGTCGACTCGACGCTGCCCGGCCAACTGGACAAGGTGTACTCGGCGATCAGCGCGAAGGCACCGGCCGCCCATGTGGTGGTGCTCGGTTATCCCCGCCTCTACCGGCTGGGCGGCACCTGCCTGGGCCTGTCCCAGGCCAAGCGGTCCGCCATCAACAACGCGGCCGACTATCTGAACACCGCGATCGCCAAACGCGCCGCCGACCACGGCTTCGCCTTCGGCGACGTCCGCCCCGCGTTCACCGGGCATGAACTGTGCTCCGGCAGCGCGTGGCTGCACGGTCTCAACCTGCTGAACACCGGCGACTCCTACCACCCGAAGGCCGCGGGGCAGTCGGGCGGATACCTGCCGGTGTTCAGGAGCGCGGCCTGA
- a CDS encoding serine/threonine-protein kinase, producing the protein MSVSGEPGSERVIAGRYRLLTPLGEGGMGTVWRARDEVLHREVAVKEVRAPGGVPASDVERMYARLEREAWAAARVASRNVVTVYDVAMEDGRPWIVMELVRGLSLADLLDAEGPLSPQRAAHLGAEVLAALRAAHEAGVLHRDVKPANVLMSNDGRVVLTDFGIAMVEGSSALTMTGEVIGSPEFLAPERALGRTPGPESDLWSLGVLLYAAVEGNSPFRQNTPLSTLRAVVDEELPPPLRAGPLAPVIEGLLRKDPAERISTERAEQDLRIIGAGGTPRADTAASGPNSPTVAAFPSPGASGSPDPDAHRYGPPTPPRPAPAAAARPSAVPAAGPDRDRRALVFLIAGIAAVAFAIAGLTYALITRDGGGSDADTTSGAGTTGGTGGQTGDGGAGESTGGGETPSDEGDTPSAPSDGSGTTSEPPTQSVEVTVEGANTDYVGACPPPDGQAPTFTATFTVGRVPVEVDYRWVARDGEVEDTGWKTLSFPSGGERTKQDRVVVSTSGSHADEIGVEVRGPVRAKSDSVAFSVTCETEAPTTGGASSPSDSDDPEDSDGYEDEAGALDGAVRPRS; encoded by the coding sequence ATGTCCGTGTCCGGAGAGCCAGGCAGCGAACGTGTGATCGCCGGCCGCTACCGGCTGCTGACCCCGCTGGGCGAGGGCGGCATGGGAACCGTGTGGCGGGCCCGGGACGAGGTGCTGCACCGTGAGGTCGCGGTCAAGGAGGTACGGGCGCCGGGCGGTGTCCCGGCCTCCGACGTCGAGCGGATGTACGCCCGTCTGGAGCGGGAGGCGTGGGCGGCGGCCCGGGTCGCCAGCCGCAACGTCGTCACGGTGTACGACGTGGCCATGGAGGACGGCCGCCCGTGGATCGTGATGGAGCTGGTGCGCGGGCTCTCGCTCGCCGATCTCCTGGACGCCGAGGGTCCGCTCTCCCCGCAGCGCGCCGCGCACCTCGGCGCCGAGGTGCTGGCCGCCCTGCGCGCGGCGCACGAGGCCGGCGTGCTGCACCGGGACGTGAAGCCGGCCAACGTGCTCATGTCCAACGACGGCCGGGTGGTCCTCACCGACTTCGGCATCGCCATGGTCGAGGGCAGCTCCGCGCTGACCATGACCGGCGAGGTCATCGGCTCCCCCGAGTTCCTCGCCCCCGAGCGCGCGCTGGGCCGTACGCCCGGCCCCGAGTCCGACCTGTGGTCGCTCGGTGTTCTGCTGTACGCGGCGGTCGAGGGCAACTCGCCCTTCCGGCAGAACACTCCGCTGAGCACCCTGCGCGCGGTCGTCGACGAGGAGCTTCCGCCGCCGCTCCGGGCCGGCCCGCTGGCCCCGGTGATCGAGGGGCTGTTGCGCAAGGATCCGGCCGAGCGGATCTCCACCGAGCGGGCGGAGCAGGACCTGCGGATCATCGGCGCGGGCGGCACCCCGCGCGCCGACACGGCCGCCTCGGGCCCGAACAGCCCGACGGTGGCCGCCTTCCCGAGTCCGGGCGCGAGCGGGAGTCCGGATCCGGACGCGCACCGGTACGGCCCCCCGACCCCGCCACGTCCCGCCCCGGCCGCCGCGGCCCGGCCCTCGGCGGTGCCCGCCGCCGGGCCGGACCGCGACCGTCGCGCCCTCGTCTTCCTGATCGCCGGTATCGCCGCGGTCGCCTTCGCCATCGCCGGGCTGACGTACGCCCTCATCACCCGTGACGGCGGCGGGAGTGACGCCGACACCACCAGTGGGGCGGGCACGACGGGCGGCACCGGCGGACAGACCGGTGACGGGGGTGCGGGCGAGTCGACGGGCGGCGGCGAGACCCCGAGCGACGAGGGCGACACCCCCTCGGCCCCGTCCGACGGCAGCGGGACCACGAGCGAGCCGCCCACCCAGTCCGTCGAGGTGACGGTCGAGGGCGCCAACACCGACTACGTGGGCGCCTGTCCGCCGCCGGACGGGCAGGCGCCCACCTTCACCGCGACGTTCACCGTGGGCAGGGTCCCCGTGGAAGTCGACTACCGCTGGGTGGCGCGGGACGGCGAGGTCGAGGACACCGGCTGGAAGACGCTGTCGTTCCCGTCCGGCGGCGAGAGGACCAAGCAGGACCGGGTCGTCGTCTCGACGTCGGGGAGCCACGCGGACGAGATCGGCGTCGAGGTGCGCGGCCCGGTGCGCGCGAAGTCCGATTCCGTCGCGTTCTCGGTGACCTGCGAGACGGAGGCCCCGACCACGGGCGGGGCCTCCTCCCCCTCCGACTCGGACGACCCCGAGGACTCCGACGGCTACGAGGACGAAGCCGGAGCCCTCGACGGGGCCGTCAGGCCGCGCTCCTGA
- a CDS encoding nickel transporter, whose translation MKSPRRVFASCAAVLPAVCALVLVPAGTASAHPLGNFTVNRYDGLVAADGQLSIFHVEDLAEIPATQAEPAIERQGSGKWARERCETATEGSEVTVDGRAVEVTLRSSRAEERPGQAGLKTLRVECRLTAPLPDRAADVRFHAAVDSGPGWREVTARGDGMTLTGSDVPEESISRELSSYPEELLQSPEDTATASLQVRPGGPALAEQRGDAPGASVLPRGADRWTRALDDLVSSRDLTLGFGALAFGIAMFLGAMHALGPGHGKTLMAATAAARDRARMRDVLPMAASVTVTHTLGVVALGLLVLAGSAAAPSVITWLGIASGLFVMAAGLTLARRAWLNRKPALTPGHGHGHEHRHEHGHGRTERHSHDHDHDHDHEHEPHHGHGHSHDHARERQLVLAQARAHTHTPVEAHTHEHAPARAHGHAHDHSREHSGAPTPKRSLFGGGVTHTHGGFTHTHPTAPTLRGTILLGFAGGMVPSPSAVVVLVGAAALGKAWFGLLLVLAYGIGLALTLTAAGYAVVKAGGWATRVLDKGEGRLGGPTAALVRRTVPLASALLVVALGAGLVLRGAASALG comes from the coding sequence GTGAAGTCCCCCCGGCGCGTGTTCGCCTCCTGCGCGGCCGTCCTCCCGGCCGTCTGCGCGCTCGTCCTCGTCCCCGCCGGGACCGCGAGCGCCCACCCGCTCGGCAACTTCACCGTCAACCGGTACGACGGCCTCGTCGCCGCCGACGGGCAGCTGAGCATCTTCCATGTCGAGGACCTCGCGGAGATCCCGGCGACCCAGGCCGAGCCCGCCATCGAGCGGCAGGGCAGCGGGAAGTGGGCCCGCGAACGGTGCGAGACGGCCACCGAGGGCAGTGAGGTCACCGTCGACGGACGTGCCGTCGAGGTGACGCTCAGGTCCAGCCGGGCCGAGGAGCGGCCGGGCCAGGCGGGGCTGAAGACGCTGCGCGTGGAGTGCCGGCTGACGGCTCCGCTGCCGGACCGCGCCGCCGACGTACGCTTCCACGCCGCCGTGGACTCCGGTCCCGGCTGGCGCGAGGTCACCGCCCGGGGCGACGGCATGACCCTCACCGGGTCGGACGTTCCCGAGGAGTCGATCTCCCGGGAACTCAGCAGCTACCCCGAGGAGTTGCTGCAGTCGCCGGAGGACACGGCGACGGCCTCGCTCCAGGTGCGGCCCGGCGGCCCCGCGCTGGCCGAGCAGCGCGGTGACGCGCCCGGCGCCTCGGTCCTCCCACGCGGCGCCGACCGCTGGACCCGGGCCCTCGACGACCTGGTCTCCAGCCGCGACCTCACCCTCGGCTTCGGCGCCCTCGCCTTCGGCATCGCCATGTTCCTCGGCGCGATGCACGCCCTCGGCCCGGGCCACGGCAAGACCCTGATGGCCGCGACGGCCGCCGCCCGCGACCGGGCCCGGATGCGCGACGTCCTGCCCATGGCCGCGTCCGTGACGGTCACCCATACCCTCGGCGTCGTCGCCCTCGGTCTCCTCGTCCTCGCCGGGTCGGCCGCCGCTCCGTCCGTGATCACCTGGCTGGGCATCGCGAGCGGCCTCTTCGTGATGGCGGCGGGCCTGACGCTCGCACGCCGCGCGTGGCTGAACCGCAAGCCGGCGCTCACGCCGGGGCACGGACACGGCCACGAGCACCGCCATGAACACGGGCACGGGCGTACGGAGAGGCACAGCCACGACCATGACCATGACCATGACCACGAGCACGAGCCCCACCACGGGCACGGCCACTCCCACGACCACGCGCGCGAGCGCCAACTCGTGCTCGCCCAGGCGCGGGCGCACACCCACACGCCGGTCGAGGCGCACACCCACGAGCACGCGCCGGCCAGGGCACACGGTCACGCCCACGACCACAGCCGCGAGCACAGCGGCGCCCCCACCCCGAAGCGCTCCCTCTTCGGCGGCGGCGTCACCCACACCCATGGCGGCTTCACACACACGCACCCCACCGCGCCCACCCTGCGCGGCACGATCCTGCTCGGTTTCGCGGGCGGGATGGTGCCGAGCCCGTCGGCCGTGGTCGTGCTGGTCGGCGCGGCGGCGCTGGGGAAGGCGTGGTTCGGGCTGCTGCTCGTGCTGGCGTACGGCATCGGCCTCGCGCTCACGCTGACGGCGGCCGGGTATGCCGTGGTGAAGGCGGGCGGCTGGGCGACGCGGGTGCTGGACAAGGGTGAGGGCCGGCTCGGCGGGCCGACGGCGGCACTGGTGCGCCGGACCGTACCGCTGGCCTCGGCGTTGCTGGTCGTCGCTCTGGGGGCCGGTCTGGTGCTCAGGGGGGCGGCATCCGCCCTCGGCTGA
- a CDS encoding tetratricopeptide repeat protein produces the protein MSPRTNESASQDGRPRPDEGTSGDDRRDIAESGPATGTASGNGPRPEPAAEPARRPAPASAGGRLLRLTACAAALAVAFTGFAVALGARDEDRTLAASTSPGVSAAQLARGDLDSAVTRLQAHLKEQPKDFGSWSTLGLAYVEQARVKGDPSRYPQAEKALERSLELRPDNDPALAGLAALAAARHEFEGALRYADRALKENPYSERALCSRIDALVELGRYDEALKAARLADTRRPGIPVFTRYAYVHELRGDVKTARRVLEQALDSAATRGDIAYVATQLGQLAWKQGDHKTSLDHYARALGADDTYLPALEGRARAQAASGDGAEAIRGLEQVVSAHPLPGPLVVLGELYEAKGDATRAGDQYTLVDAYTALARSNGVNADLDTALAAADHGDEKAALRAAEAEWKRRETVHTADALAWALHVNGRDAEALPYARRATATGYQDATFLYHRGMVEYAAGDERDARTSLRAALDLNPGFSPLGAAQARRTLKALEAGK, from the coding sequence ATGTCCCCGCGTACGAACGAGAGCGCGTCGCAGGACGGGCGTCCGCGTCCCGACGAGGGGACCTCCGGGGACGACCGGCGCGACATCGCCGAGTCCGGCCCGGCGACCGGCACCGCGTCCGGCAACGGGCCCCGCCCGGAGCCCGCTGCCGAGCCCGCCCGCCGTCCCGCTCCCGCGTCCGCCGGGGGGCGGTTGCTGCGGCTCACCGCGTGCGCGGCGGCGCTGGCCGTCGCCTTCACCGGGTTCGCGGTCGCCCTGGGCGCCCGGGACGAGGACCGGACGCTCGCCGCGTCCACCTCGCCGGGGGTCTCGGCGGCACAGCTCGCCCGTGGTGACCTCGACTCGGCGGTCACCCGGCTCCAGGCCCATCTCAAGGAACAGCCGAAGGATTTCGGCTCCTGGTCCACGCTCGGCCTCGCGTACGTCGAGCAGGCCCGCGTCAAGGGCGACCCCTCCCGCTACCCGCAGGCCGAGAAGGCCCTGGAGCGCTCGCTGGAGCTGCGGCCGGACAACGACCCGGCGCTCGCGGGGCTCGCCGCGCTCGCCGCCGCACGTCACGAGTTCGAGGGGGCGCTGCGGTACGCGGACCGGGCGCTGAAGGAGAACCCCTACAGCGAACGGGCGTTGTGCAGCCGCATCGACGCCCTGGTCGAACTCGGCCGCTACGACGAGGCGTTGAAGGCGGCGCGGCTGGCGGACACCCGGCGCCCCGGCATCCCCGTGTTCACGCGGTACGCCTACGTGCACGAGCTGCGCGGCGACGTGAAGACCGCCCGGCGTGTGCTGGAGCAGGCGCTCGACTCGGCGGCGACCCGCGGCGACATCGCCTACGTGGCCACCCAGCTCGGCCAGCTCGCCTGGAAGCAGGGCGACCACAAGACCTCCCTCGACCACTACGCGCGCGCTCTCGGCGCCGACGACACCTACCTTCCCGCGCTGGAGGGCCGCGCCCGCGCCCAGGCCGCGAGCGGCGACGGCGCGGAGGCGATCCGCGGCCTGGAGCAGGTCGTGTCCGCCCATCCGCTGCCGGGACCGCTCGTCGTGCTCGGCGAGCTGTACGAGGCGAAGGGTGACGCGACCAGGGCGGGCGACCAGTACACGCTGGTGGACGCCTACACCGCCCTGGCCCGCTCCAACGGTGTCAACGCCGACCTGGACACCGCGCTCGCCGCAGCCGACCACGGCGACGAGAAGGCAGCGCTGCGGGCGGCCGAGGCCGAGTGGAAGCGCCGGGAGACGGTCCACACGGCGGACGCCCTCGCCTGGGCGCTGCACGTCAACGGCCGCGACGCCGAGGCCCTGCCGTACGCCCGCCGCGCCACGGCCACCGGCTACCAGGACGCGACGTTCCTGTACCACCGCGGCATGGTCGAGTACGCGGCCGGCGACGAGCGGGACGCCCGGACCTCGCTCAGGGCGGCGCTCGACCTCAACCCCGGATTCTCGCCGCTCGGCGCGGCGCAGGCCCGTAGGACCCTGAAGGCTCTGGAGGCCGGCAAGTGA